A region of the Microcystis aeruginosa FD4 genome:
AGTTATGGAATGTGTTATCTGTCAAAACGGTACGACTCGATCGAGTTTCGTAACTGTTACTTTAGAGAGGGATAATTGTATCGTGATTTTAAAACAAGTCCCCGCAGATGTCTGTCAGAATTGCGGGGATTATTATCTAAGCGAGTCGGTTACTGCGGAGGTTTTACAGAAGGCAGAGATTCCAATTAGGTTGACCTCCACTGGCGATTGTGCCAATCCCTATAGCCACTCCGAGCCAGCCGTCTTGAACATTTTCATTGACCCAATCATCGATATTTTTCAAAAACTTGGGTGTAGAGATGCCAGTTAGTTTTTTAAACCAGCCTCCTCCTACTACATTTTCTACCTCGAATTGTGTCAGATACATAAATTCAACTTCGAGCGGTTGTAAGTCATTGACTTTGATGTTAGCCATAATCGATTGATCTCATGTTTGAGGTTGACTAAACATAATCATCCACGATACACATTCAAAACGCAAATGTATTTTGAAATTTAATTAACTTATTTTTGTCTCGAATTTGATCGGCAAGAATACTGCAATCAGGCCGATCGCCGATCTGGTAGGTGGGGTTGACAACGGAAACCCAACATCATCCCCCTATTATTCTTCATGTTATGTGTTGGGTTGCACTTCGTTTAACCCAACCTACGGATTATTTTACTATAAAATTAATACAATATGGATTAATAAAATACCAATAATCCGATTATTATTGAGTGAGCTTATTCAGCATAAAAACAAACAAAGCGATTTTCAATACATACACTTTTAAAAATTACTGAATTTATTCATTAACAGAATTCCCAGTTAATTAAAAAAATAAATAGGGCTTGCTGAATAATGGTAAAACCCTTTTAAAATAAGGCTTTTGACCTGTTAAAATCTGATGTTCATGCTGCGAAAATAGGATTGTGACCTTCAAACACTTGGCATTATCCTTTTTATAGTACACAAGCTGGTACAAAAAAAGGAGGGCAACAAAGCCTGAAACGACCGACGACCGGCTACTGAATCCTGACTCCTAACCCCACCAACAAACTTTTTGCTGCAAACCCTAAATAGGGTTTGCAGCAAAAAGTACGGGCGAAGCATTCGGATAGAAAATCTACGGTTTCACCGATAGGTTACTGCCCGAATGCTTCGCCCCTACAGGACGCGGGCCGATGAAGATGCAAGGTTTTGAACCACGATTCTCTCAAAATCTTGCACCTGTTTCGCTCGTAAAGCCCCAAAACCCTTACTTTGCATACATTTCACATTTATTCAGCAAACCCTAAATAACTCAATTAAGTTAGCTTGGTTGGTTCTCTTTGCTTCCAACAAGACAGGTTCAGAGTTTTTTGTACATAAATTACTTATTTTTGTTTCTTTAAATAGCTTGGAAGCCCGTTGTTTAATCGGTTTTGATGATGTTTTCGCAAAAAACAGTCTTTCAAAAAGAACATAAATAACTCAATTATGTTTTTTTTGTTCGATTTTGATAGTTGATCTGGTGTTAAAAAATTGTTATTGTTTTCTTGAATCAGTAATTTGATTCATTCATTTAGCGAAAATTTGGAGAATACATCTCATGGCTGAAATTAAAATCAATCAACTTGAATCTGAAAAAAACTCTGACGAAATCATTGACTTAAAAGCGAAATCTGCTAAAGATTCACCAGAATTTGTAGCTTTCACAACTATACGTGGTGGATTTACAGGTATGCGAATCGCTCCTAATACCAAATCTCTAAGTCTCTAAGTACATGACAGACATCCACGCTCGAATGCTTGCCAAGCCTGCATTCGTTGTGACGCGAATAAAGAAAAATGGTATAATACCATTTTTCAAAAGTAATGGCAGAGATAGTTAATTTCCCTCACCCCCAACCCCTCTCACCTTCTGGGAGAGGGGAGTAAAGTACCTGCCAGGAATAAAGAAAAATGATATAAGGGACTTCCGCTTGGATAATGTACCTTTTGGGCGAACGCAGTTCGCCCCTACATTGTGGACAAAATCCGTTACTGTCGGGGCGCAAAGCTTGCGCCCTCCGCGCGGAGGGGGTTTGCTGATCACCCTAAGTAGGGGGAGAGCCTTCGAGAACCCCCTTCCAATAAGGGACTTGCGCTTTGATCCTGTGCCATCTGGCTGGTCTGATTCTTCTACAGAGCGATTTTCAAAGCTGGGATATTATTCCCACGCAAGTCCCTAAAGGGTCTCGTTTTTTGGCTTAAAATAAGGGCTCTTCGTTACTTGTTATGGTTTCGATAGGGGGGCATAAATCGACTAAATCCTTATCTGGCAAGAGACTTAATTGATTAGTTCGCTCTAGATAAAAAAGAATTGACAAAAATCGCTAAATGCCTTTCTATATAAGGGTTCCATCCCTTATAACCCCCGTCCATTGCATAACACAAACCGAAGAGCCGATTATATTTTTTGAACTTAAATGATTGTTTTAAGTTCAATTAGTCTTTAAAAATATATTGTTTTTTCTTGCGAGGTTCCATAGTATTAAATTCAGAGAAGTAGCTCGACAAGCCTGACAACTCTTGCCAAGACTTTTCTATTTATAGAGTCAATTACGATCGCGATCGTGTTCCCTAACCAATTCGCTCGTAATTATCCATTGAAAAAGCGGATAAAACTGATGAAATCTCTTCCGCACCAGACACCTACCCTTTGCCCTAGCGCGCGAGAAAATTCGCCGGATAGCGTAATTTTCGGGATCGCGGCGGGAACCGTCGAGGAACCCCGCGTCGCCTATCTCCCGGAAATCCAACCCGTCACCCCAGAAATTCTCGCACTCGCTCAACCCGTCACCCCCACCGAAGTCTTCCGCTTCGCCGCGTCCTGCGCGGAAAAAGAATGCGTTCATTTCGATGGGAAAGATTGTCGCCTCGCGCGCCGGGTGGCACAGGGACTCGCAGAAGTAACCGATATCCTTCCCCCCTGTCGAATCCGGCAAAACTGTCGCTGGTGGTTACAGGAAGGAAAAGCGGCTTGTCTGCGCTGTCCGCAGGTTGTCACTGACAACTATAATCCCTCCGAAATTTACGCGAAGGTTGCCGGGAGCATCTCACCTTTGTAACCCCTAAATCAGGTTTTTATGTCAAGCTATTTTGAAAGCCTTGCTAGAAACCAGTTTTAGGGATAAGTACAATTACTCACTTGCATAAATGAGATGCTCCCAGGTTGCCGAACCCGTTGTTCAGATAGCACAAAGTCAATCTACAAAAAATAGGGGTCTATCATGTCCGTTGAACAAACTAAAGCTTTTTATCAAAGAATTGCAACCGATAAAGATTTTCGTTCTCGGTTTCAAAATCTTGAAAATTGCGAAGAATTTTATAATCTGGTCAAAAAATCAGATTATGACTTTACAGAGCGGGAATTTGAAACTTACACTTGTCAACTTTTAGAAGCAGAATGCTTAAAAGATAAAGTTCAAGATTTAAACGAGCGTGAACTGGCTTCGATTCTAGGAGGGTTTTTAGCGAAAGCATCTATAAGACCCAAATATGGCTCCGTGTCTTTGTCCTGATTGATTTTTGAATTTTTCGCAAAATAGGAGTTTGGTTATGTCTTGTGAACTAGGGAAATGTGAAAGTTCTAATCTGGCCAATAATTACCAAGATTGTTCTTGGATTTTAAGGGAAATCGCCAACGATGAAGAACTAAAATCCCTGACTGAAGAGGATATTAAAGCTATCTTTGGTGGTAATCGTAGTAAGCATCAAGATAAACAACCGTACGGAAGTGTTCGTCCACTTTAGCCTAGTGCGATCGCCTATTTTGTAGGTTGGGTTGACAACGGAAACCCAACATCATCCCCCTATTGTTCTTCATGTTAAGTAGGGAGGCACAATTACTTGTAAGATGGGTTAGCGGTAGCGTAACCCATGCGGGCGTTGGGTTTCATGCTTCAAGCCCACCTACGTTCATCTTATATTTAATTCCACTCACCCACTTATGTGTTGGGTTGCACTTCGTTTAACCCAACCTACGGATTATTTTACTTATAGCGCTTTTCACGTTACTGAGGTATCGACAAGTTTTGCCAACAAAGGGTTTAAGCCCCTTGCCCATGCCTCATTCTGATGAAAACTGCTATAAATAAGTCATTTATTTTGTTTTTTGTACACAATGATATAAACTTGAATATTTTTGAACATAAATAACTTATTTATATTTAATTTGTGATAACGAAAATCAAGGCTTTTTCAGTATCGATAATTTTTTGATGCGCTAGACTAGGAGTAAAATCCTAACCAAATTAGCTTATTTATGTTCAAGTAAGGTGAATTGAGAGGTTGATTTATATTTTTTATAGGCCTAAAATGTAGATTAAATTAGTTGATTAACTAATTCTCTAGAAAGTTTATAAAATAGGAGAATAATCCCAATGACCAACATTTTAATTTTAGACGAGTCTTTAGTCGATCTGTCTGAAGATGAACAAAAAGCTGTAAGAGGTGGAGCCGCATCATGCACCTATGCGAGTAAGACCTATTCCCAAGGTTCCGCAGTCAAACAGGACGATGGTAACATTTACAGATGTCAAGCAGATGGGACTTGGGGAAGAGTAGATCCGGCCAGAGTTTAGGCACTAT
Encoded here:
- a CDS encoding DUF1496 domain-containing protein codes for the protein MTNILILDESLVDLSEDEQKAVRGGAASCTYASKTYSQGSAVKQDDGNIYRCQADGTWGRVDPARV
- a CDS encoding Nif11-like leader peptide family natural product precursor; translation: MSVEQTKAFYQRIATDKDFRSRFQNLENCEEFYNLVKKSDYDFTEREFETYTCQLLEAECLKDKVQDLNERELASILGGFLAKASIRPKYGSVSLS
- a CDS encoding nitrogen fixation protein — encoded protein: MKSLPHQTPTLCPSARENSPDSVIFGIAAGTVEEPRVAYLPEIQPVTPEILALAQPVTPTEVFRFAASCAEKECVHFDGKDCRLARRVAQGLAEVTDILPPCRIRQNCRWWLQEGKAACLRCPQVVTDNYNPSEIYAKVAGSISPL